One Heteronotia binoei isolate CCM8104 ecotype False Entrance Well chromosome 10, APGP_CSIRO_Hbin_v1, whole genome shotgun sequence genomic region harbors:
- the LOC132578322 gene encoding microtubule nucleation factor SSNA1-like: protein MTHQGAVLQGYNNELVKYLEDLSVRREELDTEIRQAEQEKKVVQDEIAKLTAQLGQVCESLAWKNAAQRELDKILAETEVAYEKILQSSRILLNVLKTEMGNLDKVIALKNNVPMDG from the coding sequence ATGACTCATCAGGGAGCAGTCCTCCAAGGGTATAATAATGAACTGGTGAAATACCTAGAAGACCTGAGCGTGCGCAGAGAAGAATTGGACACGGAGATCAGACAAGCAGAGCAGGAGAAAAAGGTGGTGCAAGATGAAATTGCAAAGTTGACAGCACAGCTGGGGCAGGTGTGTGAAAGCCTGGCTTGGAAGAATGCTGCCCAAAGAGAACTGGATAAAATCCTGGCAGAAACTGAAGTGGCATATGAGAAGATCTTGCAGAGCTCTAGAATTCTGCTGAATGTCTTGAAAACAGAAATGGGGAATTTAGACAAAGTGATAGCCCTAAAAAATAATGTGCCTATGGATGGTTAA